The following DNA comes from Deinococcus betulae.
CCCAGTATAGAAGAAAAACCTCGCCTATGGGGCGAGGTCTGTGGTGGAGGTGGGCGGAGTCGAACCGCCGTCCAAAGGTCCGTTCAGCGTGCGTCTACGTGTGTATCCCACTGTTTGGTTGTCGGGTCACCGCTCACCAGTGGGCGGGTTCTCGCTGACCGTATCTCTGCTTAGTTTCGCCGTCAGCTACAGAGCGTTGCCTGGGCTAGCCTTCTTTTGGGTCAGTTCGCGCGGCGCCAAAGGCCGGGCTTCGCGGTCACTGGCTTAGCTTAAGCAGCGTAAGCAAAGGTTTGTTCGTTGCCAGTTAATGGCTTTGCCGTAGTTTTACGAGGCCAACGGCACCTCGACACGCAACAGCGCCTTCAGTTCCCCTGTCGAAACCGGGTCACCCCCAGAGCAGGCTGAATTTCTTCAGCCCGCACAGTCTATCAGCTTCAGCTGACGGACGTTTGACGCAGACGACATTTGAATCTAATGGAAGCTTCTGTTCCCCCTGCTGTTTGCCGCGAGGTAGCTGGTGGACCTTTGCCGTTTCTGAGGGGTCTAGAGCGCCTTTTCTCTTTCAGAAGCGGCGAAATCGTCCATGGAAATTGCGCCACTGCTTCTGCCCAAAGGCATAGACCGGATGGGTCCAGCGCCCCGCCACCACACCTTCTTGCAGGGCCGCCAACAGCTGAGCCGGCGTATTGACCGTACGAAAAGGCGTCTCGACCCAGGCCTCCCCTATGTCCCGCAGGGTATGGGCGTCGCTGCCAGCACACATGGGCAGGCCACGCTGATGCGCCCAGGCCTCGGCGGCCCGGTTCCAGCGGTGACGTGACAGGCGCGAGTTGAAGGTTTCGACGATGTCCACCTCTCCGGCAATACGCTCGGTGGCCTCTGGCCGCAGGCGATAGCGTTTCAGGGGGTCAAAGCCATGTTGCAGCAGCACCAGTCCTCCCTGGGCCTTGATCTCGCGCACGGTCTCTTCTGGCGAGAGCTGAGGGGGAATGCGTTCCTGCAGAAAGAGGCCGATCAGCTCGCCTTCACTGGTCGTGATTTCCTCGCCGGCGATGACGCTGAGGCGGTCATCCAGTCCCAGATCGCGCACGATGGCCTGCAACTCTAGGCCGCCGCGGTGCTGGTCATGGTCAGTCACAGCAATTACGCGGGTGTTGGTGCGCAGCAGCCAGCTGGGAATGTCACGCAGGGGCGTGCGGCAGTCATGGCTGACCTCGGTGTGTAGGTGCAGGTCCACGCGCATCACCTGCACGCCCTGCCGGAAGACGATGTTGTTCTGCATGGCGGCCGCCGGGCGTGGGGTCCAGCCCAGGGCCCCGCCTATTCGGTCCTGCACCGCATGCACCAGGGCCACGGGCCAGGCTCGGCGTAGAGGCGTCTGACGGGGTGCCTCTGGGTTGGGTGGGGGGAGAGGAGGGCCAGGCGGCATTACGACCTCCCTCCTGTGGGCACCAGCACGTGCAGCGCCCCAGGCCAGGCGTCCACGCGCACCACCCCAGTTACGCCGGGCATAGGCGGCCTGACCTCAGCGTCCACATGAAACGCCTGGCCACTGTAGGGCACCTCTATGCAGGCGGCGCGGGTGCTGTCCACGCTGGCCAGAGCCTCGAAGTCGTCGCGGGCCAGGGCGGCCAGGTAGGCCAGCAGCCCCTCGCGGCCCGCCGCGTCAATGCGGACCACATCCAGCTGGCCGTCGCTGGGGTCGGCGTGGGTGGCCAGGCGCAGCCGGGGCCCGGTGGCGCGCGTGTTCATGACTTCGAGCAGGGCAAAGGCTGTCTCTGGCTCTGGCTGTCCGTCGAGTGTCAGAGACAGAGGAGGCGGATCAAAACTGGAGAGGCTGGTGGTCAGGGCCTGCACGGCGCGCAGGGGACTCTTGCCGGCTTCGGGGTCGTATTCGGCCAGTACGTCGGCGAAAGCGCCGCAGCCGCAAGCCTCCAGAAACAGGTCTTCGCCCCAGGGGGCCGTCACGCGCCCCAGGTCAAAAGGGACAGCGGAGGCGTCCGTATACGCCGCGATGACCTCGGTGGGGGTGCCCTGGACGCCCAGGGTGCGGGCCACGTTATTGGCGGTGCCCAGCGGAATGACCCCCAAGGTCACACCCACCTGCCCAGCCAAGTGGAGCGCTGCGGCCCGCACCGTACCGTCGCCGCCCGCCACAAAGACGGTGCCCTGCACGTTTTTTAAGACGGCGTGCAGCTCGGCTTCGGAGGTCGTGGCTTGGTAGACCGGCGCGTACCCAATGCCATGCAGCGCCTCCACCAGATCGTCTGGCGTGCAGTGCCCGCTGCCACCGGCTCTGGTGTTGTAAATCAGGGTTGCTGGCCCCTGGTCCAGCGTGGTTGCTGCCACTGCGCCGCTTGCTGCTGTCATGCCGCTACTGTAGTCAGGGCGTGCCGTGGATGCCTTGAGCAAATCATGGGAGAAGCCGCCGCCCCGCAAACGCCGTTAGCTAAGAGGCCGGAACCGGAGGGCAGACGGTCTCCACCTTCAGCAAACCCTGAGCGAGTGTGTTCGCGGCTGTGCCGGGCGTGTACCCTCAACACATGAACCGGAACCTGTGGCTGAAATGGCTGCTTGGCGGCCTGATGGTGTTCACCCTGGGCGCCTGCGCGCCCGGCGGCGATGTGGATGACGATGACGATACGGTCATCGAACAGAACGACGACGACGATTAACCCGTGTTGTGAGGCGACGCCCCCGGCCCGCTGGTCGGGGGCCATGCTGTGGGAAGCAGTCTCCCAGCGCTCGCCGTCAGAGCGAGAAGTGCCGGATGCTGCAGACTGATGGGCTCTCCACCAATTCTCAGACTCATCCTGTTCTATCGCCCCACCTGTCTGCTTGCTGGGGTGATTCGTGTCTGGCCTACGGCGCTTTGTTGCTGGATTTGTCTTCTGCCCGGCGCAGAGTCACCCAGTCCTCGTAAGCCAGGGCGGGCAGCAGGGCAAAACTGCCCACAAACAGAGAAGCGAGAGCTGCTGGCACCCGCAGGGGTGTGCGGCCACTGAGCATCAGATACAGGGCGCCCAGGGTGGACAGCGCGCCGACATCCATGAACATCACCCGCGCCAGGGAACTGCGGGTCAGGGTCTCACGGGTGCCCAGGTCGCCGGGGCGGCGGCGCCCAAACACCGCAGTCAGCACCAGCATGAGCAGCAGCCCCAGGTACAGGCGGATGCGCCGGGGCGAGGGCGTGCGGTAGTCGTCCAGAGACATGACCCAGCGTAGCGCCCGCGCGGGGTAGGCTGAGGTATCGACCGCCCCACATCTATTAAGGCCCGAAAGGGGAGAGACCCGCATTCCTGCCCAGACCCCCGCCACCCTGATTTATAACCCCCGCGCTGGCAGCAGCCACCGGGCGCCCCTGGCCGCGCTGTGCGGCGCCTTACAGGATGCTGGGTTTGCCGTGACGCCCCATGTGACCCAGCATACGGAGGCCCTGGGCGACCTATTGCGTGGCGTCCGGGGCACCGTGTTTCTGGCCGGCGGTGACGGCACCCTCCGCACCGGCGCGCTGCACCTGCTGAGCCGCCCAGAAGTGACGCTAGGGGTCATTCCGATGGGCACCGCCAACAACGTCGCCCGCGCCCTGAACCTGCTGGGCGACCCCCTGGGCGTGGCTCGCCGCTTTGGGCAGGCGCGACCTGTCCCCTTCGATGTGGGCCGGGTGCGGGGGGGCTGGGGCGTGGACTATTTTCTGGAGGCCTGTGGCTGCGGCCTGTTTGCGGACATTCTCGATGACTACGGCCCGCATCAGGCCAAAAGCCCGGTGCGGGCGCTGGGGTCCATGTTGGAAGCCTTCAGTACCCACCGGCCGCTGGGGCTGCATGTGACGGTGGACGGGCGCCCGCTGCCCAGTCCCCCCGTCGCTGTGCTGGAAGTCATGAACACGCCCAGCACCGGCAACGGCCTGAACCTGGCCCCTGATGCGCAGGTGGGCGACGGCCTGCTAAACCTGGTGCGGGTGGATGGCCTGCGCCGCGCGCCCATGCTGACCTATGCCCGCGCCCTGCGCCTGGGCACCTTTCACCGCCTGCCCAGCGTCAAGGAAACGGTGGGACGGCATTTTGCCATTGCCGATTCTGGGCAGGTCTGGCACATAGATACAGAACTCCGCCGCAGCACAGAGCCGGGCGGAGCGGTGGAAGTGGATGTGGTCGTGGGCGGTTTACAAATGCTTGGGTTTACCGCATAGAATGGGCTTCATCCCCGTTTTCACCCGCACTTGCTGTAGCCGCAGGCCTGGCATTTCAGGCAGCCTTCTTCACGGATGACCGCCTTTTCCTCGCAGACGGGGCAGCGTTCGCGGGCCATGCCGTCCACACTCACCCCAGCTGGAGCGGCGCTGACGGCCAAGGTGTCGGTGCTGCCGCCGGCAAGCCTAGGCAACTGCGCGGCCTCCATATCCTTCTGGAAGGTTTCCAGCGCCACGGCGATCAGATCGGCCTTGCTGCCTACCAGGCGGCCGTTGTAGCTGCCGTACAGGCCACCGTTGATGCCTCGCAGCGTCTTGATGATGGCCTGGGCGGGAACGCCGTGTTGCAGCGCAATAGACACCACGCGGCCCAGCGCCTCGCTGTCGGCGTTGGCTTCGTCGCCGGCGCGGCCCGAGATGACCATGACCTCCACTGGCTTGCTGTTCAGGTGATTGACCGTCACCAGGAACGAGCGGCGGTGGCCGCTGGTGGGGTCGGTCAGTTTCACCATATCGGTAATGCCACTCAGGCGGGTGGGACGCTCGTACTGGGGCTTGCTGGGTGCAGCGGGCTTGACCACTGGGGCCGCCGGTTGGGGCGTGGAGACCGGGGCGGCAGGTTGAGCCTCGACTTCGCCCATGACCTCAGCCGCCGCCTGCACAGATTCCTCGGCCTTCTCTTTTTTCTTCTTGCTGGTGGACAGTACCTGAAACTGGCGGCTGCCGTCGCGGTACACCGTAATGCCTTTGCAGCCGGTGGTATAGGCCTCGCTGTAGGCGTCCTGCACGTCCTGCACGGTGGCTTCATTGGGCAGGTTGATGGTCTTGGACAGGCTGTTGGCGGCGTAGCCCTCGGCATCGAAGGCGCGCTGCACGGCGCCCTGCATCCGTACGTGGTCCACGGGTTTGATGTCGTGGGCACACACGAAGACATGTTGCAGCGCTTCGGGGATAAAGGGCAGCCCCACCACCGAGCCGTGGTTTTCGCTGACGGCCTCGGTTACCCGGTCCCAGTCCCAGCCGTCAGCCTTGTTCATGCCCTGAGGGGCCGGGTAGGTTTCCAGCAGTTCCACGAAGAGGGGCGCCAGCAGCGCGCGGTACTCGCTGCCAATCTTGCGCCAGATAAACGGGCTGAAGATGGGTTCAATGCCGCTGGACACGCCCATCAGCATGGAGGTGGTGCCAGTGGGGGCCACGGTCAGGACCGCCACGTTGCGCCGGGGCGCGTGGGGCACCTGGTCGGGGTGACGGGTGTAGACAGGGTAGACGCCGCGTTCGTCGCCCAGGCGCTCGCTCTCGGCCACCGCTTCCTCGCGCAGCGCGCTCATGATGTCGTAGATGGTCTGGCGGCCCGCCTCGCTGTCGTAGCGCAGGCCCAGCTTAATCAGCGCGTCGGCCAGCCCCATAACGCCCAGGCCCAGGCGGCGCAGGTCCTGGCTGGCCACGCGGTTGTCTTCCAGGGCAAAGACATTCACGTCCAGCACGTCATCCAGAAAGCGCACGCAGGTCCGAACGTCGGCGCGGAAGGTGGCGTAATCAAAGTCGCTGCCCTTCACGTAGGCGGCCAGGTTGATGGCGCCCAGATCGCAGGGTTCGCCTACTGTGAGTGGAATTTCACCGCAGGGATTCGTGCTGCGAATTTGATAGCGCTCGCCCAGATTCTTCAGCGCGCTGTATTCGTTGATGCGGTCTACAAAAATCAGGCCAGGTTCGCCCGTGCTCCAGGCGTGCTGGGCAATCTGGTCCCACAGCCACTGGGCCGGAATCCCGCTCTGACCCTTTTTCAGGGTGTAGGTGGGCACGCCCTGCGCGTCGTCCTCGGCGCGCACGGGCAGGTCAGGCAGTTGCCCCTTGAAAGCACCCGTCTGCGGGGCCAGGTAGTACTTGCCCGGCACCTCCTGCGCCTGCACCGGCCACACGCCCCCCGCCTGCAAGGTGTCCCAGAAGGTGCCGCCCACCAGAATCGAGATGTTGAACGTCGAGATGTCACCCTCGGCGGCCTCGCGGTCAAGGTCCTTGGCGGTCAGGAAATCCAGCACGTCGGGGTGGCCAATCGAGATGGTGGCCATACCCGCGCCGCGCCGGGTGCC
Coding sequences within:
- a CDS encoding diacylglycerol/lipid kinase family protein, whose product is MTAASGAVAATTLDQGPATLIYNTRAGGSGHCTPDDLVEALHGIGYAPVYQATTSEAELHAVLKNVQGTVFVAGGDGTVRAAALHLAGQVGVTLGVIPLGTANNVARTLGVQGTPTEVIAAYTDASAVPFDLGRVTAPWGEDLFLEACGCGAFADVLAEYDPEAGKSPLRAVQALTTSLSSFDPPPLSLTLDGQPEPETAFALLEVMNTRATGPRLRLATHADPSDGQLDVVRIDAAGREGLLAYLAALARDDFEALASVDSTRAACIEVPYSGQAFHVDAEVRPPMPGVTGVVRVDAWPGALHVLVPTGGRS
- a CDS encoding diacylglycerol/lipid kinase family protein, with product MYNPRAGSSHRAPLAALCGALQDAGFAVTPHVTQHTEALGDLLRGVRGTVFLAGGDGTLRTGALHLLSRPEVTLGVIPMGTANNVARALNLLGDPLGVARRFGQARPVPFDVGRVRGGWGVDYFLEACGCGLFADILDDYGPHQAKSPVRALGSMLEAFSTHRPLGLHVTVDGRPLPSPPVAVLEVMNTPSTGNGLNLAPDAQVGDGLLNLVRVDGLRRAPMLTYARALRLGTFHRLPSVKETVGRHFAIADSGQVWHIDTELRRSTEPGGAVEVDVVVGGLQMLGFTA
- a CDS encoding PHP-associated domain-containing protein produces the protein MQNNIVFRQGVQVMRVDLHLHTEVSHDCRTPLRDIPSWLLRTNTRVIAVTDHDQHRGGLELQAIVRDLGLDDRLSVIAGEEITTSEGELIGLFLQERIPPQLSPEETVREIKAQGGLVLLQHGFDPLKRYRLRPEATERIAGEVDIVETFNSRLSRHRWNRAAEAWAHQRGLPMCAGSDAHTLRDIGEAWVETPFRTVNTPAQLLAALQEGVVAGRWTHPVYAFGQKQWRNFHGRFRRF
- a CDS encoding adenosylcobalamin-dependent ribonucleoside-diphosphate reductase gives rise to the protein MTTQSAQPLTNFDENAHHIAGRQYLQPGDGDLGGMFRRIANWVAGAEAPDVRPHWAQQYYDLMAEKKFCPGGRVLAGAGTAHGNVLNCFVQGATEHAPASFEGVMEVAKKLALVTKVGGGNGVNLDVYTPRAQGSRPDAGVRGWAYMSATHADVRDFIEGLMRPPTQPDGDKQPVAVRNWTRVVYGQVIRPDVVALARANGVSVVATLPEGVQTVPDDMGGIVDAARKVAEDAKLGLEPRIDLSTMRPEGAPIRGSGGTSSGPVSFLLEIFDNFLEWANRGAETSGPVNTLRFVYSPVLRVVRQGGTRRGAGMATISIGHPDVLDFLTAKDLDREAAEGDISTFNISILVGGTFWDTLQAGGVWPVQAQEVPGKYYLAPQTGAFKGQLPDLPVRAEDDAQGVPTYTLKKGQSGIPAQWLWDQIAQHAWSTGEPGLIFVDRINEYSALKNLGERYQIRSTNPCGEIPLTVGEPCDLGAINLAAYVKGSDFDYATFRADVRTCVRFLDDVLDVNVFALEDNRVASQDLRRLGLGVMGLADALIKLGLRYDSEAGRQTIYDIMSALREEAVAESERLGDERGVYPVYTRHPDQVPHAPRRNVAVLTVAPTGTTSMLMGVSSGIEPIFSPFIWRKIGSEYRALLAPLFVELLETYPAPQGMNKADGWDWDRVTEAVSENHGSVVGLPFIPEALQHVFVCAHDIKPVDHVRMQGAVQRAFDAEGYAANSLSKTINLPNEATVQDVQDAYSEAYTTGCKGITVYRDGSRQFQVLSTSKKKKEKAEESVQAAAEVMGEVEAQPAAPVSTPQPAAPVVKPAAPSKPQYERPTRLSGITDMVKLTDPTSGHRRSFLVTVNHLNSKPVEVMVISGRAGDEANADSEALGRVVSIALQHGVPAQAIIKTLRGINGGLYGSYNGRLVGSKADLIAVALETFQKDMEAAQLPRLAGGSTDTLAVSAAPAGVSVDGMARERCPVCEEKAVIREEGCLKCQACGYSKCG